atatatatatatatgcttatccagaatgtatttttataatttatataaatgaattattatttgttCAATACACAGATGTGTTTCAAAATGGCCTGCCAGTCTTAAAGTGGCATGAGATTGTGGAGGATGACATAGAGAGGGAAGCTCTGAAGGTGCTTTCAAAACTACtctcaactttttcttttgttttggtttttttttttttttttttttttttttttggggatttttCCAACCCTTTGACATATGAACTGTTTGTGTTTGGatcttctgcttttttttttcttttttttttgctttaagcAATTAAAGGTTTCCACATCAAATCATATAAAGGAACGTGTCGAGTCCATCAAATCGATGTTGGGCTCCATGGAAGATGGAGAAATAACCATTTCAGCTTATGACACAGCATGGGTTGCTCTGGTTGAAGATATTCATGGAAGTGGTCTTCCCCAGTTCCCATCCAGCCTTGAGTGGATTGCCGACAATCAGCTCCCCGATGGTTCATGGGGCGATAGTGAAATCTTTTTTGGTTATGATCGGATAATCAACACCCTAGCATGCGTTATTGCATTAAAATCGTGGAATATTCATCCTGAAAAGTACGAAAAAGGTatgtgcatgcatatattaattaattaaaataaaaaagtctctTTCAAGTTAATTAATCAATCAATATTCTAACCCATATCAGTTTTGTCATcgtaatacatatatataggaatttcgtttctgaaagaaaaaatatgtaagCTTGAATATGAGAACGCTGAGCACATGCCCATTGGCTTTGAAGTTGCTTTCCCTTCGCTACTGGAAATAGCTCGAAGTTTAAACATTGAAGTACTGGATGATTCCCCTGCCTTGCAAGAGATATATGCAAAGAGAAACATAAAGCTAACAAGGTAGTATCCGATGGAGCTCAGACTTGACCCCCGGCCCGGCCCGGCCATGATTATGTTTGCTactttttataaatgaaattagTTAATTTATAGGGTGGGGGgtggaaattaaattaaattaaaaataaaaaatgttgtgaaaaaaaaaagttgtctttTTACATGTGTATATATGTAATGATGATAGTGTGTGTGTATGGGGATAGGATACCAAGGGACATAATGCACAAAGTGCCCACAACACTACTCCATAGCTTGGAAGGGATGCCAGGCCTGGACTGGGAAAAGCTTGCTAAACTTCAGTCCCAAGATGGGTCATTCTTATTCTCTCCATCATCCACTGCCTTTGCACTCATGCAAACCAAAGACGAAAACTGCCTCACATATTTAAATAATGCGGTCCAGAGGTTTCATGGTGGAGGTAAAGTACCTTTTTACCCACCCTTTACAGGGAAATTAATGTTACTTTCACTTTCCATATGTATGTGCTTGCTTTCTAATCCTCTTTGATTAATTTCTTGCCTTCCTTCCTTGtgcttttaatttaaattagtCCCCAACGTGTACCCGGTGGACTTGTTCGAACACATGTGGGCTGCGGATCGTTTGCACCGCCTAGGAATCTCTAGATACTTTCAGCCTGAGATTAATGAATGCGTTAATTATGTTTACaggtatatatacataattgttattaaaaaaatcaaaatctattaTTAATTAATGGATCGGAGGTATTAAAAAATTCAGATATTGGACTGATGAGGGGATTTGCTGGGCGAGAAACTCCAAGGTTTATGATGTTGATGATACGGCCATGGGATTCAGGCTACTAAGATTGCATGGACATAAGGTTTCAGCTggtataataattaattagcttAATTCATGTTActattatttacttatttttcagattccagtatatatatatatatagtgattaATTATATTGATGTTTTGTATGTAACAGATGTGTTTCAGAACTTTAGGAAAGGAGACGAGTTCTTCTGCTTTGCCGGGCAGTCGACACAAGCTGTGACCGGAATGTTTAACCTGTACAGGGCTTCTCAGGTGGTCTTTCCCGGAGAGAAGATCCTCGAGGATGCAAAGCAGTTCGCGTTCAACTTCTTAAGAGAAAAACAAGCTGCTAATGAACTCTTTGACAAATGGATCATAATGAAGGACTTGCCTAGTgaggtatatatatagatatatatatcgATGCCTTCAAATTCaggaaagtatatatatatatatatatatatatatatatatatatctaacaaCAAACAATATTATACTAATAGGTAGGCTATGCACTGGAACTCCCCTGGTTTGCAAGCTTACCTCGTGTGGAGACCAGATTCTACATAGAGCAGTATGGCGGCGAAGATGATGTTTGGATTGGCAAGACCCTTTACAGGTACTTCTCTCCTTAATTTCCTAAGTATCACGTGATCACTTTAAATCTTAACCAATTAAGAACAGAAAAATATCTTGTTCGACATGAACTAAAGTTCACGTAATCGGCCCTCAAACTACCCCCTAATTTCttaatgtaattttaaacttttaatatGGACAATATCGATCcctccaaaataaaaattatatatatatatatatatatatatatatatatatatatatatatatatatatatatatatatatatatatatatatatatcaatattttcattaatgacaaaaatatccttcataaaataataataataataataattaaaaaaaataaaactaaattaaaaaaattaaaaaagaaatacataaaaattaagggtggccaaatttaaaaattataaaaaaaaaaaaaaaaaatttcctaaaagaatttttaaataaaaattttggtttttttttttttaaaaaaacatatatatttttttttttgaatttataggggtatttttgttttattgaaaaaatgttaaggttaattttatatttttgccgATCTTTGAGGTACattaacaatattttaatagtttcaGATAGACAttgtttcaattaaaaatttgaatgaaACATTATTAATTGAGCGATAATATGAAGAGTATTCTATTTTTCCAAATAATTTGTAAACAACTTTCGGTAAAAACTGTACTATATATTCTAGAACTGCATGACTCATATCCTTTTAATAATGCATAGATAATGGGTTTTTACTTTAGGACTTTAACTAGTATACGTGTACGTTCTAGAAATATACACACttctacaaattaattaagcaaggAAACGACTTGTACGTATGTACGAATAGCCATTTGTAGTTGTAGctgactttttgtttgtttgcatACTAGGGTACATGTATATAGCTAGGGATAGAATATGGTTATTTATACAGTACGAATGTCCCACATTCTCCTGAGTATAAAAATTATGACGTgcttatatgtatgtatattcaTATCCGATCTTCTTAATACAACATGTTTTGAAGTTGCGATGGTCATGAACATATCAGAACTTCGCATTTAAGCGGATAGTAATATCAAAAtgccaaaacaaataatattgtaTCGTTGAAATGGATCGTTATAATAATCTTCCTATATGACGACGCACATAATTAACTAACAAAAAGTTTCtagtttaaatatatatttgaattatcATGATGATGAATGTAAATTACCTCAGGATGCCCTATGTGAACAATAAAACATATCTGGAGCTAGCAAAACTAGACTACAACAATTGCCAAGCCTCGCATGGGATGGAGTGGGAGAGAATTCAAAAGTAAGTAGCAATTGAAATCTCATTAATTATTAtgtgtacgtatatatatatttgggtggTCTTTAATTG
Above is a genomic segment from Alnus glutinosa chromosome 12, dhAlnGlut1.1, whole genome shotgun sequence containing:
- the LOC133852767 gene encoding ent-copalyl diphosphate synthase 1 isoform X5; its protein translation is MAQYLSNLLLHPPPTLPGLPTRSSLSLEGVWSFGAKDKRVNSENSRFGYCSAISKPRIQDVFQNGLPVLKWHEIVEDDIEREALKVSTSNHIKERVESIKSMLGSMEDGEITISAYDTAWVALVEDIHGSGLPQFPSSLEWIADNQLPDGSWGDSEIFFGYDRIINTLACVIALKSWNIHPEKYEKGISFLKEKICKLEYENAEHMPIGFEVAFPSLLEIARSLNIEVLDDSPALQEIYAKRNIKLTRIPRDIMHKVPTTLLHSLEGMPGLDWEKLAKLQSQDGSFLFSPSSTAFALMQTKDENCLTYLNNAVQRFHGGVPNVYPVDLFEHMWAADRLHRLGISRYFQPEINECVNYVYRYWTDEGICWARNSKVYDVDDTAMGFRLLRLHGHKVSADVFQNFRKGDEFFCFAGQSTQAVTGMFNLYRASQVVFPGEKILEDAKQFAFNFLREKQAANELFDKWIIMKDLPSEVGYALELPWFASLPRVETRFYIEQYGGEDDVWIGKTLYRMPYVNNKTYLELAKLDYNNCQASHGMEWERIQKWYSDCNLGDFGLSRRTLLFAYFLAAASIFEPERSNERLAWVKTTALVEAITSYFDEEETRRAFLHEFRSNSDPRDSINRRRSNTNKAELGRLLGTLLQTLNHLSLEALVAHGQDIGRHLRQAWEKWLLKWHSEGDRHKGEAELLVDMINFTAGRSVRKEILSHPQYQRLYEQINRLYYQLCFYQKHKEYNHGSHSSYPDSITSPDIESNMQELVQLVLQNSSDDIDSDIKQTFLAIAKSFYYAAYCDQGTINFHIAKVLFERVV
- the LOC133852767 gene encoding ent-copalyl diphosphate synthase 1 isoform X2 — protein: MAQYLSNLLLHPPPTLPGLPTRSSLSLEGVWSFGAKDKRVNSENSRFGYCSAISKPRIQDVFQNGLPVLKWHEIVEDDIEREALKQLKVSTSNHIKERVESIKSMLGSMEDGEITISAYDTAWVALVEDIHGSGLPQFPSSLEWIADNQLPDGSWGDSEIFFGYDRIINTLACVIALKSWNIHPEKYEKGISFLKEKICKLEYENAEHMPIGFEVAFPSLLEIARSLNIEVLDDSPALQEIYAKRNIKLTRIPRDIMHKVPTTLLHSLEGMPGLDWEKLAKLQSQDGSFLFSPSSTAFALMQTKDENCLTYLNNAVQRFHGGVPNVYPVDLFEHMWAADRLHRLGISRYFQPEINECVNYVYRYWTDEGICWARNSKVYDVDDTAMGFRLLRLHGHKVSADVFQNFRKGDEFFCFAGQSTQAVTGMFNLYRASQVVFPGEKILEDAKQFAFNFLREKQAANELFDKWIIMKDLPSEVGYALELPWFASLPRVETRFYIEQYGGEDDVWIGKTLYRMPYVNNKTYLELAKLDYNNCQASHGMEWERIQKWYSDCNLGDFGLSRRTLLFAYFLAAASIFEPERSNERLAWVKTTALVEAITSYFDEEETRRAFLHEFRSNSDPRDSINRRSNTNKAELGRLLGTLLQTLNHLSLEALVAHGQDIGRHLRQAWEKWLLKWHSEGDRHKGEAELLVDMINFTAGRSVRKEILSHPQYQRLYEQINRLYYQLCFYQKHKQEYNHGSHSSYPDSITSPDIESNMQELVQLVLQNSSDDIDSDIKQTFLAIAKSFYYAAYCDQGTINFHIAKVLFERVV
- the LOC133852767 gene encoding ent-copalyl diphosphate synthase 1 isoform X1 — encoded protein: MAQYLSNLLLHPPPTLPGLPTRSSLSLEGVWSFGAKDKRVNSENSRFGYCSAISKPRIQDVFQNGLPVLKWHEIVEDDIEREALKQLKVSTSNHIKERVESIKSMLGSMEDGEITISAYDTAWVALVEDIHGSGLPQFPSSLEWIADNQLPDGSWGDSEIFFGYDRIINTLACVIALKSWNIHPEKYEKGISFLKEKICKLEYENAEHMPIGFEVAFPSLLEIARSLNIEVLDDSPALQEIYAKRNIKLTRIPRDIMHKVPTTLLHSLEGMPGLDWEKLAKLQSQDGSFLFSPSSTAFALMQTKDENCLTYLNNAVQRFHGGVPNVYPVDLFEHMWAADRLHRLGISRYFQPEINECVNYVYRYWTDEGICWARNSKVYDVDDTAMGFRLLRLHGHKVSADVFQNFRKGDEFFCFAGQSTQAVTGMFNLYRASQVVFPGEKILEDAKQFAFNFLREKQAANELFDKWIIMKDLPSEVGYALELPWFASLPRVETRFYIEQYGGEDDVWIGKTLYRMPYVNNKTYLELAKLDYNNCQASHGMEWERIQKWYSDCNLGDFGLSRRTLLFAYFLAAASIFEPERSNERLAWVKTTALVEAITSYFDEEETRRAFLHEFRSNSDPRDSINRRRSNTNKAELGRLLGTLLQTLNHLSLEALVAHGQDIGRHLRQAWEKWLLKWHSEGDRHKGEAELLVDMINFTAGRSVRKEILSHPQYQRLYEQINRLYYQLCFYQKHKQEYNHGSHSSYPDSITSPDIESNMQELVQLVLQNSSDDIDSDIKQTFLAIAKSFYYAAYCDQGTINFHIAKVLFERVV
- the LOC133852767 gene encoding ent-copalyl diphosphate synthase 1 isoform X3, producing MAQYLSNLLLHPPPTLPGLPTRSSLSLEGVWSFGAKDKRVNSENSRFGYCSAISKPRIQDVFQNGLPVLKWHEIVEDDIEREALKQLKVSTSNHIKERVESIKSMLGSMEDGEITISAYDTAWVALVEDIHGSGLPQFPSSLEWIADNQLPDGSWGDSEIFFGYDRIINTLACVIALKSWNIHPEKYEKGISFLKEKICKLEYENAEHMPIGFEVAFPSLLEIARSLNIEVLDDSPALQEIYAKRNIKLTRIPRDIMHKVPTTLLHSLEGMPGLDWEKLAKLQSQDGSFLFSPSSTAFALMQTKDENCLTYLNNAVQRFHGGVPNVYPVDLFEHMWAADRLHRLGISRYFQPEINECVNYVYRYWTDEGICWARNSKVYDVDDTAMGFRLLRLHGHKVSADVFQNFRKGDEFFCFAGQSTQAVTGMFNLYRASQVVFPGEKILEDAKQFAFNFLREKQAANELFDKWIIMKDLPSEVGYALELPWFASLPRVETRFYIEQYGGEDDVWIGKTLYRMPYVNNKTYLELAKLDYNNCQASHGMEWERIQKWYSDCNLGDFGLSRRTLLFAYFLAAASIFEPERSNERLAWVKTTALVEAITSYFDEEETRRAFLHEFRSNSDPRDSINRRRSNTNKAELGRLLGTLLQTLNHLSLEALVAHGQDIGRHLRQAWEKWLLKWHSEGDRHKGEAELLVDMINFTAGRSVRKEILSHPQYQRLYEQINRLYYQLCFYQKHKEYNHGSHSSYPDSITSPDIESNMQELVQLVLQNSSDDIDSDIKQTFLAIAKSFYYAAYCDQGTINFHIAKVLFERVV
- the LOC133852767 gene encoding ent-copalyl diphosphate synthase 1 isoform X4, with product MAQYLSNLLLHPPPTLPGLPTRSSLSLEGVWSFGAKDKRVNSENSRFGYCSAISKPRIQDVFQNGLPVLKWHEIVEDDIEREALKVSTSNHIKERVESIKSMLGSMEDGEITISAYDTAWVALVEDIHGSGLPQFPSSLEWIADNQLPDGSWGDSEIFFGYDRIINTLACVIALKSWNIHPEKYEKGISFLKEKICKLEYENAEHMPIGFEVAFPSLLEIARSLNIEVLDDSPALQEIYAKRNIKLTRIPRDIMHKVPTTLLHSLEGMPGLDWEKLAKLQSQDGSFLFSPSSTAFALMQTKDENCLTYLNNAVQRFHGGVPNVYPVDLFEHMWAADRLHRLGISRYFQPEINECVNYVYRYWTDEGICWARNSKVYDVDDTAMGFRLLRLHGHKVSADVFQNFRKGDEFFCFAGQSTQAVTGMFNLYRASQVVFPGEKILEDAKQFAFNFLREKQAANELFDKWIIMKDLPSEVGYALELPWFASLPRVETRFYIEQYGGEDDVWIGKTLYRMPYVNNKTYLELAKLDYNNCQASHGMEWERIQKWYSDCNLGDFGLSRRTLLFAYFLAAASIFEPERSNERLAWVKTTALVEAITSYFDEEETRRAFLHEFRSNSDPRDSINRRRSNTNKAELGRLLGTLLQTLNHLSLEALVAHGQDIGRHLRQAWEKWLLKWHSEGDRHKGEAELLVDMINFTAGRSVRKEILSHPQYQRLYEQINRLYYQLCFYQKHKQEYNHGSHSSYPDSITSPDIESNMQELVQLVLQNSSDDIDSDIKQTFLAIAKSFYYAAYCDQGTINFHIAKVLFERVV
- the LOC133852767 gene encoding (-)-kolavenyl diphosphate synthase TPS28, chloroplastic isoform X6 → MLGSMEDGEITISAYDTAWVALVEDIHGSGLPQFPSSLEWIADNQLPDGSWGDSEIFFGYDRIINTLACVIALKSWNIHPEKYEKGISFLKEKICKLEYENAEHMPIGFEVAFPSLLEIARSLNIEVLDDSPALQEIYAKRNIKLTRIPRDIMHKVPTTLLHSLEGMPGLDWEKLAKLQSQDGSFLFSPSSTAFALMQTKDENCLTYLNNAVQRFHGGVPNVYPVDLFEHMWAADRLHRLGISRYFQPEINECVNYVYRYWTDEGICWARNSKVYDVDDTAMGFRLLRLHGHKVSADVFQNFRKGDEFFCFAGQSTQAVTGMFNLYRASQVVFPGEKILEDAKQFAFNFLREKQAANELFDKWIIMKDLPSEVGYALELPWFASLPRVETRFYIEQYGGEDDVWIGKTLYRMPYVNNKTYLELAKLDYNNCQASHGMEWERIQKWYSDCNLGDFGLSRRTLLFAYFLAAASIFEPERSNERLAWVKTTALVEAITSYFDEEETRRAFLHEFRSNSDPRDSINRRRSNTNKAELGRLLGTLLQTLNHLSLEALVAHGQDIGRHLRQAWEKWLLKWHSEGDRHKGEAELLVDMINFTAGRSVRKEILSHPQYQRLYEQINRLYYQLCFYQKHKQEYNHGSHSSYPDSITSPDIESNMQELVQLVLQNSSDDIDSDIKQTFLAIAKSFYYAAYCDQGTINFHIAKVLFERVV